CATAAATTGAAATTTATGCTGAAGAAGTTGGGTTTGTTCTCAATAGAAGTCAAAAATGTTAATAAATCGGTATTATTATACAGCAGAAAGCAATTTCCCCTATTATAAAAGTAgagattatatatttatttaatttatatgccacccatttcactATCACGTGACTCTGGCCATCTTATTGGTGTACCAGAGGGGGAAAATAGTTCCAATTGAAACTAAAAATGTATTTGTAAACCtctatttattcttttctttgaattAGAATGTTCACCATCTTTACCCAGGAGGGAAAAAACCCCATTCTATTTGAAATAGCAACCTTCCAAATAAACAATTATTTTCAAAGGGTACAAAATTCCAGTATTAAACTAAGGTTTTAGGAACTGCTTATCTCTAATTAATGTTCTTATATATCAGATAAAACCAGGTATTATTTGATGACATGCTATCAGATAACAAAAAATCACTAGTTTTATCCTGTGAATTTAAGTAACTgcttcttctagatcaggggtctccaaccttggcaactttaagcctggcagacttcagctcccagaattccccagccagcttagctggctgggggattctgggaattgaagtcctccaggcttagttggagacccctgttctagatagttTATCAAGACCTCATATGAAAcagatttttcccctttttttcagattaccgtatatactcgagtataagccgagtttttcagcacgttttttgtgctgaaaaacgtcccctcggcttatactcgggtctatacggcttatactcgagtttttttttttttaagcccctcggcttatactcgagtatatacggcttatactcgagtttttttttcttttctttttttcacattttaccggacggcgcggggaagccctgccggtgcagtgagagggcggggcgggggagccgccagccttctcagctgagggagggagggtttccccaaccggtaggtgcctcatttcccaccctcggcttatactcgagtccccagtttaccccagtttttggggtaaaattggggacctcggcttatactcggatcggcttatattcgagtatatacggtaacttgtTATTGAATACACTGAAGGACCAGATGCAACAACTAAATCTAAAAGAGACATTCAATGATAATGGTTTGGATAGTCTAAGACTCAGTTAACTCACTGCAAGGAAAGACACTATTTGAGCTTAATACTAAACAATGATTTAGCAATACAGACATAGAATCGTTTCTTCCTCTagctctaattttttgagttggcATCACAGGGAAGATGGGAACTTTTTTACTTCCATTTTTAGGTAGCAGAGTTTAAGCCACAGCGTTTGGCACTAAAAGTAAGGTTTGGGGAAAACAAGGATAATAGAATATGGCTTGAAGTTGGAAACACAAAGAAAATTGTTGCTGAATGATGGACATGGAAAATTTAAGTTTTTGGAGTGTTTGAAATATTGCAGCTCATCCAATAAcagtgcaaagctggctgaggaattctgggagttgaagtccacaagtcttaaagtttccaaggttggagacctctgctttagacaaGAAACATTCACCAAATTTGCTCAGATCTCCAATAGcagccacaattgggactggcaactcggtCCTTAAGCAAAGTGGTCGCTAAGTGAAACTGCGACAGTGTTTATGATCTTATTTCGGCttccctttgctttacagacctgcaaagttTGTTAATGCAGGcattggtcataaagttactttttcatcaacaTCATAACTGAACTGTTGTTAAACAGGGACTATCTATGGCTGTTGTGACACTCCAGTTACAGATTAGAAATCACGTTCTTGCTGAGTATTTGCCATCAGCAACTCTTCTACGGAGATTAATTGCTTGTTTTTCCTGGAGATATTTTCTGGACGGTTCTTTTTGCCCTCTTTTGGTATCTGGGCCTTTTCTGCCTCACCTCTTTAAAAATTCCACAGGAAGtagcttttattttttagtgCCTTTTGCACTGTTAGTTCTCTGCAATCTATTTAGATCAGggctctgcaaccttaaacactcaaagagccatttggatccgtttcccacagaaaagaaaacactgggagccaaaaaaactgggtgggtgtggccaactccaaGTTACTCACTTCCACCATTCACATGAGCCCCCCCCagtcacgcctacccagctggtcattagggcagagaaccggttgttaaaaaacaccaggaaccacaaaacctttttgacatctctctatctctccctccttcccaccctcatcccctctctctgtatctctatgtctctctctctctctctgtatctctctgtcctggccacttctccatcccccgccatTGCCCTTACCTTATCAGGCCAAGTGAGgaatgactgggaagggagggcgaggggtggggccagccagtggtgggatcacccgacagggagccatagcagagggcccaaagagctgcatgtggctctggagccgcaggttgctgacgccCAATTTAGATAATAAGATTTCCTTAAaagagcattttaaaaattagaagtgTATTTCACCAAATTCCCAATCAAAAAAGGCTCAGACGGTAAACCACAAGTACAAACTGTACTGCCATTTCTTTGGGAAGATACTACAGGTAACCGtcaactcacaacagttcatttaatgaccattcaaagttacaacggcgctgaaaaatgtgacttacaaccggttttcacacttatgaccgtttgcagcatccccacggacacatgatcagaattcagatgcttggcaactgattcatacttatgacggagtCAGTGTCCTAAGATCACATGATCCTCTTTTACaaccacctgacaagcaaagtcaatgggagaaagcCAGCTTCGCTTACTcgttttaacaaccgcagtgacttaacaactgaggcaagaaaggtcgtagaaccaggcaaaattcacttaacaaatgttttacttagcaacaaaaatgttgggctcgattgtggttctaagtcgaggactacctgtattttcaggggatgggggaggaggggaaatgaAGAAATGTCTCCTTCCTTCacttgtaaaaagttttatttataaaatggtttttaaaaaacaaaacaaacaaaaaaacacctcacTCCCAAATTTCTTAAAAAGCAACTGAGGATgggtatttgtaaaaaaaaaaagaaaagaaaagaaaagcttgttTTTCAACAAACCGTTAAGTGCTATTCTTTCATAGTGGCATCTTTGTATGCAAACTGCACCAGTGCACGCAGAATAGGTGATAAAAGGCTGGCAAAATGTATAACGTTCCTTCGATGGCAGCTTCGGAAAGCCTAACTTTTCAGCGGTTGCGTATTGTTTTCTTCACAATAATGCACCAGTTACCATGGTCGTAGCTTGAACTTACTATGCGAACCTCAGGAACGTTTTCTTCCAGCAGAGAGCACAGCTCCCCTTCGCGAAAAACATGGTAATAGCGCATAAAGGCTCTGGTGTCCTGTCCATTAACCGCACAGTCTCCTACCGCCACCGCTGATTCTACCACAGACTCGCTAGAGCCAACGGATGAAATCCTTTTGAAGGGCTTTCCTGCAAAGGAGTGACTATTGCTTTGATGGCTACAGCTATTCTTGACATTTTCCACAGAACTCCTTAGAAACGAGGTTTCCCCGTTGCGGTGTTGGACTAAGGTAGCCGGCTCCCCGTCAAAACCCCTCAGGGACCCGGAAGCTGCCAACCATTGGATTTGTTTACAGGCCACACACTTTGTAAACACATCGTCATAGTGATCTAGCTGTCGTCCTTCCAGCAGTGCCGACTGACACCCTAAGTCTACGCTGCAATGCCTGAGGGGCTGAACGGAAATGGCGTTGCTTGTCCATCCCACCGCATCCTTCAAGGGTTCCAtcttttcattttgctttcttaAGGCAGACTCATCAAGAGATCGGGAGGAAAACCAGGAACGAAAAGATCTCCCCACGGCACCGTAGAATCTTTTTTCTTCGTCTTCAGAAATTTTCACGCAGCAGGATCCAGAGAGGCAGTTACCCAATCTCAGAGGGGGGTTTTGATCAAAGGGACCGGGCTGGCCACATTTTGAACCCATCGAGGGTTTTGAGTGTGTCGTATGAGATTCTATAGGGGGTGCAGTATTAGTTTTGGGCCCGGATTTATTGGATTCTGAAAGCAAACGGGAACACAAAGCTTTGTTCCAAGGAACAAATACATCCTGTTTCTCAAAATGTCGGGTTTTTTGCTCCATGGCCCAGACGTAAATCATCATTTGGCCACCTGGCTCCAGCACCCTGACCATTTCTTGGATCGCCTGGATTCGTCTTTGTTTTGTGGAGAAATGATGAATCactgaaaaaagaagaggaaacatGTCCGTTAGGGATATGCGTATCTTAAATTAAATGTCTTTATAATCATGTACCCGAGGCATTGTTCATTAGGTAGCGTTTTCGGtattttcaaaattaaatctTGGTTCTACGATGTTGCAtgataaaaaggaagaataacCTTGACCGATATTAGAGggcgaaaaaaaaaataaccatctcATAAAATTTGTTTAACTCTTCTATTTTCGGTTTATGGGAGATCTACAGAAATGCCACTAGGGACCAgactggaaagtaaaaaaaaaaaaaaaaaggagaaagaaaataaaactgtaaGAAGATAATAGCAGATGGCTTCCATCTGTTACCACTAGCAGCAGTAGCAACAGCAATACTACTATTAATATTATTACGAAAACATTAATAATACACCATTGGCATAGTTaatatcaccatcagtcaattgcagaaggcaactttacttggaacagcttacatcctgcaattatactgttggaagaaatgtccatctgggttcagttccaagtggggacaaagacactggaaacatggaggctgcttggaaagatggtttaatggtggtcaggatcacatggcttgagatcctgaacagaaaagggctgagatcctgtgtgctccctggctttatgctttttctgagctttgaactttctggggcacaagaagagtaccctgattggctgtcagactcccagggggtgggggtcttagctaatgttgtaggttgtctctcaagcttgcttgagccttgccatgtggtaagattctgttgctagatgggtaggggctaatcctatctttgtcatgtagacaatggactggctcaggccttaatggcccatggacaaaggtgggggggggagttgctttgtctttaaaacatgtttctccatttctcatccagggaaatatattctgcctttttaaatattttctaaaatatttcattcttctaggaggggggtgggtgctaaattcctacaatacctttaataccatcaaataaGAACATCTGCCTATCTAAAGTCCTTGGGAAAAACTTGATTTTTCAGAGTTtcacccaaaagagggtgaaaatctgggtgcgtcttatactccaaatgtatccCTGCCCAGCTTTTCAAATAGaggcttcagaggctgaaaaaagcatcagaaacgaagcttcagaaaagaagcccccaaacagagattcagaggctttttttctgaagctctgtttcggaggctttcagaggcaaaaaaaaagtttttcctgaaacagagtttcagaagtttcaaaggcagaaaaaaaaagcaaaaaaaaaaaaggcaaggcacagagctcacaaccaaggaatctgttgctaaaattcacctccggGAAGAgccgattgggggtattccaggaggccgatccacctgccaatcagcatttttttttattttcctccccaaaaactaaggtacatcttatactccgaaaaatacggtaggtggataaaaatgccaaatccagtcaaaacatctggctggctgagTGACTAACCATCATAATAATATTACTGGTATGTCTGTGTGGCTACCAGAGCAAGCTTGAATCAAAAGAGACTTtatctttttaaactttttttaaaattaaatttttaaaagattaacaTTTCTTGCGGGGAAAAATGCTAGCTATTAATATGTGatattatatataaacaaaatatgtatgtatctgttgtattaaaaactatatatttcAAATTGGAAAGCCACTGTATAGAAAAACCTATAGGGTGAAAAAAAATTCATGTTAAACtaatggaaaaatgaaaatgaaaataaataaaataaaaaactttaaacagGAAACTAAACAGAACTAAAAACATAGACATGCAAAATACATCCCAATTATATTTAAGGTTTAAAATTCAGGCTATGGGAACGATTTAATTCTCTTAAATTTGCTCCCCATTTTGGAACAAAGCACTGAACATACCGGTAGATACTATACAGAACCTTATTATCCTCTTCTTTCTTGCCTCTTTTTCATTGCAAAGCTAATTCAAAGGCCGAAAGCAAGACTTCATGTCacctgttttctgagattttacctgatagcaacagcaatagcgcttagacttatatatcacttcacagtgcttttttacagccctctctaagcagtttacagagtcagcctattgcctccaacaatctgggtccccattgcactgacctcggaaggatgaaaggctgagtcaaccttgagccggtcagaattgaactgctggcagtgggcagagttagcctgcaatgctgcattctaaccactgcgccaccacagttcaGATGACCATGTCTAATGCACTATAATCACTTTTCATCTTTGCAGAtgccagtttttatttatttatttatttatttatttattcaaatttatataccgccctatctcccgaaggactcagggcggtgtacaggcatttaaaagacatataaatacaatataaaacaattaaaaaactgattctaaaaagcccgtaaatttagaattaaaatatcaaataaaacccaatttaaaaccaataatttaaaatctagctcagccctgcacaattaaataaatacgttttaagcccgcggcggaaggtccggaggtccgagagctgacgaagtccggggggtagttcattccagagggtgggggcccccacagagaaggcccttcccctgggtgtcgccagacgacattgccgcgccgacggcaccctgaggagaccctctctgtgagagcggacgggtcggtgagaggtactcggtagcagtaggcggtcccgtaagtaacccggcccaatgccatggagcgctttaaaggtggtcaccaaaaccttgaagcgcacccggaaagccacaggtagccagtgcagcctgcgcaggatgggtgttatacgggagccacggggggctccatctatcacccgcgcagccgcattctggactaactgcagcctccggatgcccttcaaggggagccccatgtagagagcattgcagtaatccagacgagacgtcacgagtgcgtgagtgaccgtgcatagggcacggGGCATGGGGCAAAAATGCATATTGTAGCTTAGATTCCTTAacaaccttttttcccctttgtcatGGATAACCCATTTTCCCACTCcccatttttctcattttcccaTGCTGTTGCAGCTTTACAACTAAAGCTGTTTCTAATTCAGTTCTGCCCGCGATGTACCCGGGCAGTTCACCTCTATAACTTACTGATATATCACGCTCTCTAATCAACAAAACTTTGCATCCTCTTGCTCCTTCCAAGCCCAAGCAAATTATTCTGTGCCCCCTTCCCTATTTCTAAGCGTAGGGGAATCATTTTATGGATGTTTATTTTGCAAGATTGTGAGTTTGCTTATACCTAAATAAGGTCAGTTAAAAAAGATTGGTAATAAAATGAAGAGAAACattgtcagagtatattcatgaactggaataggacacagcaacaaggtcagccaatggcgGCTGTCTGCTCAttcagacagcaaggagcctgggcgtggcttaactgttcCGTATATAAGCTTGAGGGCGCTAGCTTCTCcctcctccattttgccttctccgttttgtgcagtgatgggattcagccagttcgcaccacttcgggagaaccggttgttaactttctgagcagtttggcaaactggttgttggaagaaatcattagggcagagaaccggttgttaaattacttgaatcttacCACTGGttttgtgcttccattttgtgctgtgtttgtacttgctatttctcttctctacaacgTGGAAAAACGTACAAGGGTATTGTATGCCTTATGTGTTGTTATGTATATAAAGCAGGGattctattcagcaggttctgacaggttctggggaactggtagcggaaattttgagtacttcagagaactccattcccacctatggctggccccagaatggggtgggaatggagattttgcaatatccttccccccgagagtggggagggaatggggatgttgcagtatcctttccctgccacgcccaacaagccacgcccacacaaaaaaattgaattccaccactgatataaagACATTTGAATCCCGCTTAATAGTCTGCTTGTttgtgctgcaaaaaaaaaacaaaacctgacaAACATTCCTGCTTAAAATTTCCAAACATCAGTTCTTTTCAGCCTACTGGGGTAGGGCAACTTTTCTCAACTGGCAATTCCAGGAACGAGGTGTAGGGTGTGTCCCTGGATGCGCTCTCAATGGGGAAAAATTGACTGATTCATAGATAAGCTACCCAGAGAAAATGATACCCTCAGAAtattctttggggtttttttttcctctgtagcCATGCACCTTCTTGTTTTTTCAAGAATGTTTaaatcagtgttggtgaaccttttcagcaccgagtgccaaaatgggaacgcacacacgtgcatgtgccgggaaccggaagagcagccgcccaccGCACATGAATATCTGCAGAAGATCATCTTCTTCCCAGCGTGCGCATGctaggaagaccagctggccggtgcgccggaacccagaacctggaagagtaacacttctggcatgtgtgccatagattcgccatcacgggtttaTATAAAATCCCTGAATTGGACTGACAAAAAGCCCGACTTCCTATTATCtaatccagcggtcaccaactggtggtct
This DNA window, taken from Ahaetulla prasina isolate Xishuangbanna chromosome 8, ASM2864084v1, whole genome shotgun sequence, encodes the following:
- the TRMT9B gene encoding probable tRNA methyltransferase 9B: MEHEAFQLEKQHVHQVYESTASYFSDLEGKAWPRVRQFLLEQKPGSLIADIGCGTGKYLDVNHLVYNLGCDYCGPLIEIARNKGCEVMICDNLHLPFRDLCFNAIISVGVIHHFSTKQRRIQAIQEMVRVLEPGGQMMIYVWAMEQKTRHFEKQDVFVPWNKALCSRLLSESNKSGPKTNTAPPIESHTTHSKPSMGSKCGQPGPFDQNPPLRLGNCLSGSCCVKISEDEEKRFYGAVGRSFRSWFSSRSLDESALRKQNEKMEPLKDAVGWTSNAISVQPLRHCSVDLGCQSALLEGRQLDHYDDVFTKCVACKQIQWLAASGSLRGFDGEPATLVQHRNGETSFLRSSVENVKNSCSHQSNSHSFAGKPFKRISSVGSSESVVESAVAVGDCAVNGQDTRAFMRYYHVFREGELCSLLEENVPEVRIVSSSYDHGNWCIIVKKTIRNR